From the genome of Thermocrinis jamiesonii, one region includes:
- a CDS encoding 2Fe-2S iron-sulfur cluster-binding protein, with amino-acid sequence MAKVKINKKVFDIPAGVRFGELHHEIEKAGVEFGCTDGQCGVCVCTVKKGLECLAEPSEVEEETLWRIGEYEENRRLTCQLIIEKEGCEIELETD; translated from the coding sequence ATGGCTAAGGTAAAGATTAACAAAAAAGTGTTTGACATTCCAGCCGGAGTTAGGTTTGGAGAACTGCATCACGAGATAGAAAAAGCTGGTGTGGAATTTGGATGCACTGACGGTCAGTGTGGCGTGTGCGTATGCACAGTCAAAAAAGGTTTAGAATGTTTGGCAGAGCCATCGGAGGTAGAAGAGGAAACCCTTTGGCGTATTGGAGAATACGAGGAAAACAGAAGGCTAACCTGTCAGTTGATCATAGAAAAGGAGGGTTGCGAAATAGAATTGGAAACTGATTAA